One Synergistaceae bacterium genomic window carries:
- a CDS encoding ABC transporter ATP-binding protein produces the protein MPDTVIRVENLGKKYLISHQAPARYIALRDVLADRAKRLGQRLVHPFAPRTRATELEEFWALKDVSFEVQGGERVGIIGHNGAGKSTLLKILSRITEPTRGRVSLKGRISSLLEVGTGFHPELTGRENIFLNGAILGMTRAEILKNFDAIVDFAGVEQFLDTPVKHYSSGMYVRLAFAVAAHLDTEILLVDEVLAVGDAEFQKKCMGKMDEISHQEGRTILFVSHDMTAAQRLCNRLICLNRGSLTLNTTDVAGGVEYYLKGNDGQNSGAEWTNPGHLYPDPCFQPLRFGLYDEAGKAVTAAIERKDKITVEIEGIVKTTDWGLGVGYALYAEDGTLLYWSFQTDQMASPQELPLLEGHVCIRTELPSHLLNLGGYKAELGSFLQFRKWITQPGVNAPGVSFKVGGVTHSSPYCVAERPGVLALNIPWFLKSLP, from the coding sequence ATGCCGGACACCGTCATTCGAGTCGAAAACCTGGGCAAAAAATATCTGATCTCCCATCAGGCCCCCGCAAGGTATATCGCCCTGCGGGACGTTCTCGCGGACAGGGCAAAACGCCTGGGGCAGAGGCTCGTTCACCCCTTCGCGCCCCGAACCAGGGCGACGGAACTGGAGGAATTCTGGGCTCTGAAGGACGTTTCCTTCGAGGTGCAGGGAGGCGAACGGGTGGGGATCATCGGGCACAACGGCGCGGGAAAATCCACTCTTCTCAAAATTCTCTCCCGAATAACCGAACCGACCAGAGGGCGCGTTTCCCTGAAGGGAAGAATTTCCAGCCTTTTGGAGGTGGGCACGGGCTTTCACCCGGAGCTGACCGGGCGGGAAAATATTTTTCTGAACGGCGCGATCCTCGGCATGACCCGGGCCGAAATTCTGAAAAACTTCGACGCCATCGTGGATTTCGCCGGAGTGGAGCAGTTTCTGGACACGCCGGTCAAGCACTACTCCAGCGGGATGTACGTTCGTCTTGCCTTTGCGGTGGCGGCCCACCTGGACACCGAAATTCTCCTTGTGGACGAAGTTCTGGCCGTTGGAGACGCCGAGTTCCAGAAAAAATGCATGGGCAAAATGGACGAGATCAGCCATCAGGAGGGCCGCACGATCCTGTTCGTCAGCCACGATATGACCGCCGCCCAGCGCCTGTGCAACCGGCTCATCTGTCTGAACAGGGGAAGTCTCACCCTGAACACGACGGACGTAGCCGGGGGAGTGGAATATTATCTGAAGGGAAACGACGGTCAAAACTCCGGCGCCGAATGGACAAACCCCGGTCATTTGTATCCGGATCCCTGCTTTCAGCCTTTGAGATTTGGATTGTACGACGAGGCGGGAAAAGCCGTCACCGCCGCCATAGAGCGAAAAGACAAAATCACCGTGGAAATTGAAGGCATTGTCAAAACGACGGATTGGGGCCTGGGTGTGGGTTACGCCTTATACGCGGAAGATGGGACTCTGCTTTACTGGAGTTTTCAGACGGATCAGATGGCGAGCCCTCAGGAGCTTCCCCTTCTGGAAGGGCATGTGTGCATTCGAACGGAACTGCCGTCTCATCTTTTAAATCTGGGGGGCTACAAAGCGGAACTCGGCTCCTTTCTCCAATTTCGGAAATGGATAACTCAGCCTGGCGTCAATGCTCCAGGCGTTTCCTTCAAAGTCGGAGGCGTGACGCACTCCTCTCCCTACTGCGTCGCCGAAAGACCGGGCGTACTGGCTCTTAATATCCCCTGGTTCCTGAAAAGCCTGCCATGA
- a CDS encoding NAD-dependent epimerase/dehydratase family protein produces MKRVVFVTGAGGFIGSSAARHYALTGDCVVGLGHRTNPCFAEEPPYLFEETSIHLEVLEHLAKKHGLPAVIVHCAGSSSVAFSIERPREDFKKNVDSLLDVLEFSRKHDSSIKIIYLSSAAVYGTVENNIPIEETAPVRPISPYGLHKCLSESLCAFHARYWHIPLAVVRLFSVYGNGLRKQLLWDACNKLRQGRYFFEGTGKEERDWLHISDVVKLLRMAESHATEDCPVVNGGTGAGHSVEDVLKRLGELWNPVTAPVFSGTIRRGDPFYLVPDTARIKEWGFAPEMSLTEGLLSYLNWYKSTEDTQNRGSQ; encoded by the coding sequence ATGAAGCGCGTTGTTTTCGTCACGGGAGCCGGAGGTTTCATCGGGAGCAGCGCCGCGCGTCATTACGCCCTGACGGGGGACTGCGTCGTGGGCCTTGGACACCGGACCAATCCCTGTTTTGCGGAAGAACCTCCTTACCTGTTCGAGGAAACTTCGATCCATTTGGAGGTGTTGGAACACCTGGCGAAAAAACACGGCCTCCCCGCCGTTATCGTCCACTGCGCGGGAAGCTCTTCCGTCGCCTTTTCCATTGAGCGGCCCCGGGAGGACTTCAAAAAAAATGTAGATTCTCTTCTGGATGTTCTGGAGTTTTCCAGAAAACATGACTCTTCCATAAAAATAATCTATCTTTCCAGCGCCGCCGTTTACGGCACGGTCGAAAACAACATTCCCATAGAAGAAACGGCTCCGGTGCGGCCCATATCGCCTTATGGCCTGCATAAATGTCTGTCGGAAAGCCTGTGCGCTTTTCATGCCCGATACTGGCATATCCCTCTGGCGGTCGTACGCCTTTTTTCCGTCTATGGCAATGGGCTGCGAAAGCAGCTGCTGTGGGACGCCTGCAACAAACTCCGTCAGGGAAGATATTTTTTCGAGGGCACGGGGAAAGAAGAACGCGACTGGCTGCACATCTCCGACGTCGTCAAATTGCTGCGCATGGCCGAGTCCCACGCGACGGAGGACTGTCCTGTCGTCAACGGCGGCACAGGCGCGGGGCACTCCGTCGAAGACGTCCTGAAGCGTCTGGGAGAACTCTGGAATCCGGTCACCGCCCCCGTTTTTTCGGGAACGATCCGAAGGGGCGACCCTTTTTATCTGGTTCCGGACACAGCCCGGATAAAGGAATGGGGTTTTGCGCCGGAAATGTCTTTAACGGAAGGACTTCTTTCTTATTTGAACTGGTATAAATCAACTGAAGATACGCAAAACAGAGGCTCACAATGA